CATGCGTGATAGGTAATCGAAACCAAAGAAGAGAACTCAGATTTCCGATTGGTTGGTTTCAGTGCTTCTGCTACTGTTTGTTGATCGTAGTCAAAGCAGTCTGTTGACTCCCGTTCGTGCCAGTTTCAATATCACGAATACCAAGAATCTTTTTCAAAGACCGCGGAAACTGAGCGTTTAATCCAGCGTAAATGATGGGATTGTAACAAATGGAGGATTTAGCCAGGAGAGCTGGTAATACGGCTACCGAGGGTGACGGTTTCacctgaaaaaaaaaccaaatctttctattttaacaATACTTTTGATAcatttgtctcttttctttttcgctttctcatattgatcttattattcgttgaacacttacattaaaatattgagCCGCAAGAGCAAGGGCGGCGTAAGGTGACCAAGCGATGAGAAAAGTGCTTATCATTAGTGCTACCATTTTCGTTACTTTGGCCTCGCGTCTCCCTCTGGCACCTGCACaggtacgaaaaaaaaaaaaaaaaaaaaaaaaaacgaaatataaaggCTGACAAATCTTTCGTATAATCTTTCTTACCGGCTTTCTTCTTCACTCTTATGGTAGTTGTCACGATTGCAAAATAACTTGTGACTATAACGACAACTGGTAGAACGAGTCCGAGAATAAATAGGAATCCTATGTAGCTGTCGCTATTAGTTGCTGAATCGTGAACTTCCCAGGACACGCTACAGGATACGTTTCCGGCCTCTGGACCGTAACTACCCCAACCGAAAAGTGGTGGTAACGACAAGGATAGCGCGTAAATCCACACCGCAAATGCTAGGAACATGGCGTGCCTGTTTAGCGATCaatgaattttcaattaatcgaCCCATTTTAATATGCACGCCATTCAAACTGCGTTTATCCATTGATGCTCAACTTTTCGTTAAAATACCCGTGAAAAGTATCGCTTTATCGCTgcgatttccttttttcatttccttccttttactAACGATCACGTAATTTTCTTACCATCAGGTAGCTCGAAATTCTTACttactgtatatataaatataaggtCCAAATACGAAACTCATTAAGGTAGTAAAGGGCATCAAATGACTCTATAGGAAAACGACtcgaatggaaaagaaaaagaaaatttatcttgATGAGGATAATTTGCTCTTATTTACTTTAGATtacggtttctttttttcttttctttttttcacaaaagAACTAACGTAGTAATTAGTAAGAGTACTATTGAGAGTGGTTAATTTAGTCCcgttattcttcttcctatAATAgatgtagagaaagagaaaaaaatatcaataaaaagaaaactaaggaaaattttatcaatcgaattcgtgttttcttcgattattttatttataggaTACTCGATTTATAcgatagatacatacacacgttgcccaaatattttttcttttctcttttgatgGTCGGCTCTtactaattcttttcttttctttttctttctttttctttttctttttttttttttttgccaaaAGCTGAAAtgcgaataaaatattttaggtCGGATCGCggccaattaaaaaaattccctTTCATTCACTCTTTGAACATAAATTGACATAATTTCGAGTCAACGTATAAGTTACAAAAGTTATTCGATTAATATGGCGCATGACTTGATAACtaaataaacgttattataaagCCAAGTTATGGTGGAAACCCAAAGactgtatttaataattatcgatattattaaaaattccatTAGCGCAAGGTGCAAATATcagttttaattttcattcaaccAAAAGGAATAAAAGCACTTTCCTTTGATATTAACGAAGCTCCGTTTTCTTAATccataattaattacattctatgaaaatttttcaatgaaactGATTCACCGTTGATCTCCTTCTGCGTAAATCTTtcgttatctcttttattttataaaaaaaaaaaaaaaatatgttaaatctCCTGACTTTGAGCACAGCTCTCTTCTTTCTGTCGCAAGGATATTTAATTGCACAAAATATTCGCGTTCGTTCCTTGAATGAATttcaaagttcttttttttcttttctcccataccgaaagtatgaaaaatgaaacgaattataaaaacgattgtgataatttatttaaaaatggaaCTGTTTAGCTTACCGAATCGACAACGCTTTCATCGGTCGTGTAATTAATAACCATCTTTCGACAGCCATCACGGTTAAGTTACCAATACTAGCGAATCCCAATGTCGACATGAACCAGGCGTACCTTCAACATTGAAATATCATTGATGATTTATCGAGAACTAATAaatttggaaaagaaaataaatacaaatatgtgTTGGTAATTTTATGATTAGATACGTGCACGTTGAAACTCGTTGGTACACAAAATGCACAAATGCACAAATGCACAAATGCACATACGAAGAGACAATTCCTtcgttattgtaaataaaaaaaaaaagagagagagaaagagggaaaaagagttCCTTTCGTTGGACGATTCAATCGTGACTATCAACCGAGtcttattaaatttgtaaaaagacttttttaaaattcacAAGATACGATCGTATTTCAGAAAAGTTTGCAACATTGCTTCGACCGTACGACCAATGCGGTTGCGTCGTGTTTTCTATGAAATTTCGTTATCCACCGCAAACATAGTCCATCTGAGATCTGACGAACCATTGTCGACGAGACAGGAAGATAGATGAAAAGTTTGttgattgatattaaaaaataatattatttttttaaatattaacgtACGTGCGTCcataagtatattattatttttcgttttagtTTTAATCTTCACTATAATTTTctcatcgaaaataaaaataaaaaaataaataaaagtatataataaaatagaaagataaaagtggaaaaaagaaagaac
This is a stretch of genomic DNA from Vespa crabro chromosome 3, iyVesCrab1.2, whole genome shotgun sequence. It encodes these proteins:
- the LOC124422892 gene encoding parapinopsin-like isoform X2; amino-acid sequence: MSLYHRETDHINVTVNEEISPIIYVGASVVLGIIGFFGFTLNLIVAFIIVKDAQSLWTPVNVILFNMVVGDFIVAALGNPLAMISAINGGWYAWFMSTLGFASIGNLTVMAVERWLLITRPMKALSIRHAMFLAFAVWIYALSLSLPPLFGWGSYGPEAGNVSCSVSWEVHDSATNSDSYIGFLFILGLVLPVVVIVTSYFAIVTTTIRVKKKAGARGRREAKVTKMVALMISTFLIAWSPYAALALAAQYFNVKPSPSVAVLPALLAKSSICYNPIIYAGLNAQFPRSLKKILGIRDIETGTNGSQQTALTTINKQ
- the LOC124422892 gene encoding pinopsin-like isoform X1, which produces MSLYHRETDHINVTVNEEISPIIYVGASVVLGIIGFFGFTLNLIVAFIIVKDAQSLWTPVNVILFNMVVGDFIVAALGNPLAMISAINGGWYWDYNMCLWYAWFMSTLGFASIGNLTVMAVERWLLITRPMKALSIRHAMFLAFAVWIYALSLSLPPLFGWGSYGPEAGNVSCSVSWEVHDSATNSDSYIGFLFILGLVLPVVVIVTSYFAIVTTTIRVKKKAGARGRREAKVTKMVALMISTFLIAWSPYAALALAAQYFNVKPSPSVAVLPALLAKSSICYNPIIYAGLNAQFPRSLKKILGIRDIETGTNGSQQTALTTINKQ